A region of Streptomyces sp. NBC_01788 DNA encodes the following proteins:
- a CDS encoding polymorphic toxin type 28 domain-containing protein — protein sequence MAGEIALMACGWVPAVGAGCDAVDLGRSAVDKDALGVGLGVAGFIPLAGDAAKLPKQLDNIADAVKLAHKIASSPFSTKLDRISEHLQMKDLTAAARELKGEVVARKADGTPWDHVHEVRDAQNGLLNAIGDINRKLAHPKTGGAERDLLVADLGRASKMLDYSEQFVPRG from the coding sequence GTGGCTGGTGAGATCGCACTGATGGCCTGCGGCTGGGTGCCCGCGGTCGGCGCCGGATGTGACGCCGTGGACCTGGGTCGCTCCGCCGTGGACAAGGACGCCCTCGGGGTCGGCCTCGGGGTGGCTGGTTTCATTCCGCTCGCGGGCGACGCGGCAAAGCTGCCGAAGCAGCTCGACAACATAGCCGATGCGGTCAAGCTCGCGCACAAGATTGCCTCCTCGCCGTTCTCCACCAAGCTGGATCGGATCTCCGAGCACCTGCAGATGAAGGACCTCACCGCGGCTGCGCGGGAACTGAAGGGAGAGGTGGTCGCCCGGAAGGCAGACGGTACCCCGTGGGATCATGTCCACGAGGTTCGGGACGCCCAGAACGGCCTGCTCAACGCGATCGGTGACATCAACAGGAAACTGGCCCACCCCAAGACGGGTGGTGCCGAGCGAGACCTTCTCGTCGCAGACCTGGGGCGGGCTAGCAAAATGCTGGACTACTCCGAGCAGTTCGTTCCCAGGGGGTGA